GGCATATGAGTCTTATTATAGACCTAGTTTTATTTTAGACCCAAGGCTGCACGAGTCTCTTGAGCGATACGGCATTCTTCATCAGTTGGGACAACCCACAGCTCAATACTGCTATCGTCAGCATGGAAACTGCCTTCATTGCCACCGACCAACCCAGCGTTCTTATCGGCATCTACTTTGATGCCAAAATGACGCATGACTTCTAAAATACGCGTCCGCGTGGTCACAGAGTTTTCGCCGATACCACCAGTAAAGACAATACCAGTAAAGTCAGGGAGCGCGCAGCTTAAGCTGGCAAGGTATTTACCAACACGATAGCAGAACATCTCGATAGCCAGCTTCGCGTCTTCATGACCTTCATTAGCCGCTTGCTCAATGGTACGCAAGTCATTCGATAAGCCTGAAATACCAAGTAAACCACTTTCACTATTGAGCATCTTGTCGATTTCTTCTAAGCTCATACCAAGTTGGCGCTTGAGATGAATATGTAAGCTTGGGTCAACATCACCACTACGCGTACCCATCATAAGACCTTCAAGCGGGGTCAGACCCATACTGGTATCAAGGCTTTTGCCGTCGTAGACAGCCGTTGCTGAACAGCCGTTGCCCAAATGCGCAGTTAACCAACCATGTGGTCCTGTTGCGCTGGTAATGTGGCTGGCGCGTTCTGATACATAAGCATGCGAGGTACCATGGAAGCCATAACGACGAATTTTGTGTTCTGAATAGAGTGCCTTTGGTAGCGGATAGCGGAAAGCAACAGGTGGCATGGTCTGATGGAAGGCAGTATCAAATACCACCACTTGCGGAATATCAGGATAGATTGCTTGTACGGCTTCGATACCCAGTGCGTTTGCCGGATTGTGTAATGGGGCGAGGACTTTTAGACGTTTGACTTCTGCTAACACATGCGCATCGACACGCACCGCTTCTGAGTATTCACGACCGCCATGTACCACTCGATGCCCAACAGCAATAAAGTGATACTGCTCAAGTAGCTCAAGGATTTTCTGTAAGGCAAGTTCATGACGACCACCAGCGATTGCAATTTCTAACTTTTCACCATTTAATGTGGTGTGTTTAATACGGGCAGTATCGAGACCTAAGTTTTCGGCAAGACCTGTGATACGAGTACCTTCATCCTCACTAATTAAGGCGTATTTGATTGAAGAGGAGCCGCAGTTCAATACTAAAGTAGGATTGGTCAGGGTCGATGCTTCAGAATGTTTGTCATCAAAAGTGGTGCTTACGCCAGCGCTCATACTCTATCCTTAGATTGTCTTTTATAAAAGGTGCCGCATCTTGACGATCACCTGTTGAATAAACGAAAACCAGCGATATCGGTGCTGGTATAGGTTGCACGGTTTGGAAACATAAACTATAGCCGCGCTGATTTTCGTTATGCTTGAGCCATCCCTATGTCTAACAGAGGTTCAATGTAAAGCAAACGCCTGCTAGCGTTGCCTTATAGCTACAAGGGTTGACTATAATGTATCATATTTTGGCAGTGACACCACGATAACTCTAAGGCTTTGATCAGCCAGTCCTTGATTGATGGTTACAGGTGTACACCGAAGACAGTAAGGGCTTATTAGATAAAATAAGTAAAAATTTGCCTTTATAAAAATTGTAAGTAAGTTTGTCTAGCTTTAGATCAATAAGATTATTTTATATTTATATTGGATTCACTATCACTACATTTCAGCAAATTTACTATGCAAACATATTCTATAGGCGCACAGCTTTATAGAATAATGCTATGATTAAAAAATCTTCCTATTTTCCCTATTGCAGCCTTGGTTGTTTTCGCTGATAGTGATTTTTATCGCGTACACCGTTGCAAGATTACAGGTTATCTACCCTATGTTTACAACACGATATACCTCAAAACCCAAGCACTCTCAGACAGTGGGCAGCGCCATTCGCCATAATATGTATAACATCATGCTTGGTACGTCGATCACGATAGCTTCAGCGGCATTGTTGGTTGGCTGCGGACAAAAAGGCGATCTATACCTTGTAGACGCTGGTAGTAAAGCAGTGCGAGATAGCACGGCAATATTAGATAGTGGCAGTAATCCACAAGATACCGCCTTTGCTAAGATTGACAGCGACCAACAAAATACAGAGAATTTTCAGCTGCCTGAACCGAGTAACGATCCTAACGATTACTAATAAGTAATCATGAATTCTTAAAATGTAAATGCTCAAACGATTTTTGAGCAAGCCCAATACTTTATTGTTACCTTGATTATATTAGAGATATTTATATGAGTCAGTCAGTCACGACCCAAACTGAGCAAGGCCTGTACATCAATCCTGAAGCCTTAACCGCCCATTTGCCTGAACTACATTATCAAAATAATACGCTACATATGGAGCAAGTCAGTATTACCGAAGTGGTTAAACACTATGGTACGCCTTGTTATGTGTACTCAAAGCAAGCCATTTTGGATGTCTATCAAGCTTATACCGATAGCTTTGCCAGCTTAACTCACCAGATTTGCTATGCGGTAAAAGCA
The window above is part of the Psychrobacter cryohalolentis K5 genome. Proteins encoded here:
- a CDS encoding acetate/propionate family kinase, translated to MSAGVSTTFDDKHSEASTLTNPTLVLNCGSSSIKYALISEDEGTRITGLAENLGLDTARIKHTTLNGEKLEIAIAGGRHELALQKILELLEQYHFIAVGHRVVHGGREYSEAVRVDAHVLAEVKRLKVLAPLHNPANALGIEAVQAIYPDIPQVVVFDTAFHQTMPPVAFRYPLPKALYSEHKIRRYGFHGTSHAYVSERASHITSATGPHGWLTAHLGNGCSATAVYDGKSLDTSMGLTPLEGLMMGTRSGDVDPSLHIHLKRQLGMSLEEIDKMLNSESGLLGISGLSNDLRTIEQAANEGHEDAKLAIEMFCYRVGKYLASLSCALPDFTGIVFTGGIGENSVTTRTRILEVMRHFGIKVDADKNAGLVGGNEGSFHADDSSIELWVVPTDEECRIAQETRAALGLK
- a CDS encoding LPS translocon maturation chaperone LptM produces the protein MFTTRYTSKPKHSQTVGSAIRHNMYNIMLGTSITIASAALLVGCGQKGDLYLVDAGSKAVRDSTAILDSGSNPQDTAFAKIDSDQQNTENFQLPEPSNDPNDY